From Rhodopseudomonas palustris:
AGGGTGACGGCGAGGGAGCCGTATTCACTGGGGCGTTTTTCGGTGGTGTCGAGAGTTGTTGTGGTCATGATGTCTCCGAAACGAAAGCGCGGCGCGAGCAGCCCAGGGGATCAGCAGCTCACCGGGAGACGGTGCCCGGCTTCGTGGCTTGGGCGATGTGATCGAGCGCAAATCCGCCGAACACATTTTGCTGATCACGGGAGCGCGTGTGCCGCCAATGCCGGGTCTATGCCACGCCAGCGATTGCGAAATCATGACCGATGTCTGCCACTGCGTAGCAGTAGCGAGCGCTTATTGTCGCTCCCGCAGCGCCGGCACAACCAGAAACGGAATCATGCCGATCAGCACGCTGACCAGCGCGAAGCCGATCACCGGATCGTAGCTGTTGCTGAGATCGTGGATCAGGCCGCCGCACCATGAGCCGATCGCCGATCCGAGCCCGCTGCCGATCGCGATCGTGCCGTAGATCAGGCCGACGTGCCTGCCACGAAACAGCTTCATCGCGGTCGCCGTAATCAGTGGGCCGCGCGATCCGATCATGCTGCCGAAGCAGACGACGAAGCCGGTCAGCAGGACGTAGTTGGGATAGGATTTCAGCAGCCACAGCATCACGATGCCGGCGATCGAGACCGCATAGCTGAACAGGATCGACGGCCGACGGCCGATCACGCCGTCGAGCCAGCTCACGCCGAGCATGCCGATCACCAGCACCACGCCGGAGAACCCCCAGGCGGTCGCCGCCTGCAACGGCGGAAAGCCGGCATCGACCAGATAGGCGACGACCTGCGCGGCGATCGCATACATCCCGATCGCGGTGAAGAAGAACGTCGCGAACAGCGCCCAGAAGGCGTGGTGGCGCATCGCCGCGCGCAGCGTCCAGCCGTCGTCCGGCGCGTCGAGCGTCGCTGCTCGCATCGCGCGGGGAGCTCCGGCGGCATAGCGCCGCCATGGCAGCATCAGCAGCGGCACCAGCAGCAGGAGCATCGCCGCGCCGAGCATCTCGTAGGCGCCGCGCCAGCCGGAGCGTTCGATCAGCACCTGCGCGATCGGCAGCAGCAACAGAACGCCGGCGCCGGTCGCGGAATACACCACGGCCATCGCGGTGGGCAGCCGCGCCCCGAACCAGCGGCCGAGCAGGATCGAGTTCGGCACGGTGCCGGTCAGCGCGATGCCGAGGCCGACACACAGGCCGACGGCGATCTGCAATTGCCAGAGTTGCTGGGCGATGGCCGCGCCGAGGAAGGCGCCGCCGAGCAGCAGCAGACCCAGCATGTAGACCACGCGGGGGCCGGAGCGGTCGAACAGCCGGCCTACGAAGGGCGAGGCGAGGCCGCTGCACAGCGCTGTCAGCGAATAGATCGACACCACCTCGGCGCGGTCCCAGCCGAAGGATTGCGAGATCGGCAGCAGGAAGACGGTGAAGCTCTCGCCCAGGCCGCGGCCGAGCAGCGACAGCACGAAACACACGCCGAGCACGACGAGGCCGGTCCGCTGCGATGCGCGCTGGTCCAAGGTGCGGTCCTTCCCGAGAAACGTTGGCTCCATGGAGCGCGTTTCCGCTGCAAAGAACAGCGCTCGCGGCGAATGGGGCTATGCGGGCTTGAGCAGGACGTGCTTCTTCTTACCCATCGACAGTTTGATCACGCCCTCGGCAGTGAGATCGGCCGCAGTCAGCGCCATCTTCTCGTCGGTCACGAGGACGTCGTTGACCCGCAGCCCGCCGGCCTTGATCTGCCGCCGCGCTTCGCCGTTGGAGGCGACGAGGCCGGCCTTCTCGGCGAATGCAGCCAGCACGCCGATGCCGGCGTCGAGCTCGGCGCGGGTGACGTCGATGCTCGGCAGATCCTGCGCGGTGCCGCCCTGTTCGAACGTCGTCCGCGCCGTCGCTTCCGCCTTCTCCGCCGTCTCACGGCCGTGCATCAGCGCGGTCGCCTCGGTGGCGAGCACCTTCTTCGCGTCGTTGATCTCGGCGCCCTGCAACTTCGCCAGCCGCTCGATCTCGTCCATCGGCAGCAGCGTGAACAGCTTGAGGAAGCGGCCGACATCGGCGTCCTCGGTGTTGCGCCAGTACTGCCAGTAATCGTAGGGCGACAGCATGTCGCCGTTGAGCCAGACGGCGCCGGCGGCGGTCTTGCCCATCTTGGCGCCGGACGATGTCGTCAGCAGCGGGCAGGTCAGCGCGTGGAGCTGATGCGTGCCCATGCGGCGGCCGAGGTCGACGCCGGTGACGATGTTGCCCCACTGGTCGGAGCCGCCCATCTGCAGATTGCAGCCGTAGCGCCGCGCCAGTTCGACGTAGTCGTAGGACTGCAGGATCATGTAGTTGAATTCGATGAACGACAGCTCCTGCTCGCGCTCGAGCCGCATCCGCACCGAATCCATCGTCAGCATGCGGTTGATCGAGAAGTGGCGGCCGATGTCGCGCAGCATCTCGATGTAGTTGAGCTTGGTCAGCCACTCGGCATTGTCGGCCATCAGCGCGTCGCTGGCGCCGTCGCCGAACTTGATGAACTTCGAGAACGTGCCCTTGATCGACTCCTTGTTGGCGTCGATCTGCTCGTAGGTCAGGATCTTGCGGGTTTCGTCGCGCCCCGACGGATCGCCGACGCGCGTGGTGCCGCCGCCCATCAGCGCGATCGGCTTGTTGCCGGTGACCTGCAGCCAATGCAGCATCATGATCGACAAGAGATGACCGACATGCAGCGACGGCGCTGTGCAGTCGTAGCCGACATAAGCGACGACCGCGCCGCGCGCCGCAAGCGCGTCCAGCGAATCCGGGTCGGACATCTGATGAACGAAGCCCCTGCTCTGGAGCACATTCATAAAATCGGACTTAAATGCGGTCATCTTTATCGATCTCTGATCACTGTTATTTCACGCATCGCGCAGATCGGCTGCGCGGAATGCACGTGAGGGCTTTCGATCGCGTTACCGTGTGGCATTATAAGAACTGCGTGTTTGACACAAGTTGGACGTTCCGCAGCGGCCCGAAAGGCGCGATGCCATGATGATGACGGCGATCGGATTGATGAGCGGGACCTCGCTCGACGGCGTCGACGTCGCCTTGATCAAGACCGACGGCCGGCAAGTGTCGGCGCTGGGACCCTCCGGCTATCGGGCCTACACCGAGACCGAGCGCGGGCTGCTGCGTCAGGCTCTGGCCGAGGCCCCGCATCTCGACCGGCGCGACGCGCGGCCGGGCATCCTCGCCGAGGCCGAGCGCGTGGTGACGATCGCGCACGCCGAGGCGGTCGCGGCCTTTATGGCGCACCACCGGATCGCCGCCGGCGCCGTCGACATCGTCGGATTCCATGGCCAGACGGTGCTGCATCGACCCGCGGCGAAGTTGACGGTGCAGATCGGCGACGCGCTGGCGCTGGCGAAGGCGATCCGGATTCCGGTGATGCATGATTTCCGCGCAGCCGACGTCGCCGCAGGCGGCCAGGGCGCGCCGTTCGTGCCGGTGTATCATCGCGCGCTGGCGCGATCGCTCGGCCGCGAGGGGCCGATCATGGTGGTCAATATCGGCGGCGTTTCCAACATCACCTATATCGACGGCGACCAGACGCTGATCGCCTGCGATACCGGTCCGGGCAATGCGCTGCTCGATGATTTCGTATTCCGCACGATCGGAAAGCCGTTCGACTGCGAGGGGCGGCTCGCGGCGCAGGGCGCTGCGGACAGCGGCTGGCTTGCCGAAGCCCTGCAGCATCCGTTCCTCGTCCAGCCGCCGCCGAAATCGCTGGACCGCAACGACTTCGCGTCGCTGCCGCTGCGGGACTGGTCGGCCGCCGATGGCGCGGCGACGCTGACGGCGTTCACAGCCGGGGCGATCGCGCGGATCGTGCCGCTGCTGCCGAAGCCGCCGCAAAGCTTCGTGGTCACCGGCGGCGGCGCGCGCAATCTGACGATGATGCGGATGCTGCGGGAGCGGTTGGCGCCGGCGCAGGTCGAGAGCGCCGATGCGCTGGGCTGGTCGGCCGATGCGATGGAGGCGCAGGCGTTCGGCTTCCTCGCCGCGCGCGGGCTGAAGGGCCTGCCGCTCAGCTATCCGGCGACCACCGGGGTGGCGTTCCCGATGACAGGCGGGCTGCTGGCGCGGCCGTGAGGCCAATCCGTCATTGCGAGGAGCGGAGCGACGAAGCAATCCAGTCCGGTGCACCGAGCTTTCGATTGCTTCGCTGCGCTCGCAATGACGGAGCAGATGTTACCGGACGTTGGCGAGCCGCATGTCGAGATAGGACGTCACCGTCTCCATCAGCGGCTCCATCTTGTCTTCGAAGAAGTGGTTGGCGCCGGGGATGGTCTGCTGGTCGATGACGATGCCCTTTTGGGTTTTCAGCTTTTCGACCAACGTGTTGACGTCCTTGGCGGGGGCCACGATGTCCTTCTCGCCGTGCACGATCAGGCCGGACGACGGGCAGGGCGCCAGGAACGAGAAATCGTAGCGGTTCGGCTCGGGCGCGATCGAGATGAA
This genomic window contains:
- a CDS encoding MFS transporter, with product MDQRASQRTGLVVLGVCFVLSLLGRGLGESFTVFLLPISQSFGWDRAEVVSIYSLTALCSGLASPFVGRLFDRSGPRVVYMLGLLLLGGAFLGAAIAQQLWQLQIAVGLCVGLGIALTGTVPNSILLGRWFGARLPTAMAVVYSATGAGVLLLLPIAQVLIERSGWRGAYEMLGAAMLLLLVPLLMLPWRRYAAGAPRAMRAATLDAPDDGWTLRAAMRHHAFWALFATFFFTAIGMYAIAAQVVAYLVDAGFPPLQAATAWGFSGVVLVIGMLGVSWLDGVIGRRPSILFSYAVSIAGIVMLWLLKSYPNYVLLTGFVVCFGSMIGSRGPLITATAMKLFRGRHVGLIYGTIAIGSGLGSAIGSWCGGLIHDLSNSYDPVIGFALVSVLIGMIPFLVVPALRERQ
- the tyrS gene encoding tyrosine--tRNA ligase, whose amino-acid sequence is MTAFKSDFMNVLQSRGFVHQMSDPDSLDALAARGAVVAYVGYDCTAPSLHVGHLLSIMMLHWLQVTGNKPIALMGGGTTRVGDPSGRDETRKILTYEQIDANKESIKGTFSKFIKFGDGASDALMADNAEWLTKLNYIEMLRDIGRHFSINRMLTMDSVRMRLEREQELSFIEFNYMILQSYDYVELARRYGCNLQMGGSDQWGNIVTGVDLGRRMGTHQLHALTCPLLTTSSGAKMGKTAAGAVWLNGDMLSPYDYWQYWRNTEDADVGRFLKLFTLLPMDEIERLAKLQGAEINDAKKVLATEATALMHGRETAEKAEATARTTFEQGGTAQDLPSIDVTRAELDAGIGVLAAFAEKAGLVASNGEARRQIKAGGLRVNDVLVTDEKMALTAADLTAEGVIKLSMGKKKHVLLKPA
- a CDS encoding anhydro-N-acetylmuramic acid kinase, whose translation is MMMTAIGLMSGTSLDGVDVALIKTDGRQVSALGPSGYRAYTETERGLLRQALAEAPHLDRRDARPGILAEAERVVTIAHAEAVAAFMAHHRIAAGAVDIVGFHGQTVLHRPAAKLTVQIGDALALAKAIRIPVMHDFRAADVAAGGQGAPFVPVYHRALARSLGREGPIMVVNIGGVSNITYIDGDQTLIACDTGPGNALLDDFVFRTIGKPFDCEGRLAAQGAADSGWLAEALQHPFLVQPPPKSLDRNDFASLPLRDWSAADGAATLTAFTAGAIARIVPLLPKPPQSFVVTGGGARNLTMMRMLRERLAPAQVESADALGWSADAMEAQAFGFLAARGLKGLPLSYPATTGVAFPMTGGLLARP